A stretch of Exiguobacterium sp. BMC-KP DNA encodes these proteins:
- a CDS encoding DUF2513 domain-containing protein — translation MKLDHDCVRETLLSIEENELTTEYRMITLLKNPRLDQFSPDIIFHVLQTLESAGFIRGEEIKLPGGNFNFVIKEMTWQGHAFLDNIRDDAVWKEVNELSSKFESVSLNVLAETAASLLKERLGN, via the coding sequence ATGAAACTTGATCATGATTGCGTACGAGAAACTTTGCTTTCGATTGAAGAAAATGAACTGACAACGGAATATCGAATGATTACTTTGCTTAAAAATCCTCGATTAGATCAGTTCAGTCCAGATATTATCTTTCATGTATTGCAGACACTAGAATCTGCCGGCTTTATAAGAGGCGAAGAGATTAAGTTGCCTGGAGGTAACTTTAACTTTGTCATCAAAGAAATGACCTGGCAGGGTCACGCCTTCCTCGATAACATTCGCGATGATGCTGTTTGGAAAGAAGTTAACGAACTTTCATCAAAATTCGAGAGTGTTTCGCTAAATGTCTTGGCAGAGACGGCTGCGAGCTTGTTAAAAGAACGTTTAGGAAATTAA
- a CDS encoding helix-turn-helix domain-containing protein yields the protein MQQTIMLTFTPESLTALIDERIREALDQHTAKVWMSEKEAKEYTGFSQFTLYNARMDGELKASKCNRSVRYHRDDLDAWMRSKQK from the coding sequence ATGCAACAAACAATCATGTTGACCTTTACCCCGGAATCACTCACGGCACTCATCGATGAACGGATTCGGGAAGCGCTCGATCAACACACCGCGAAGGTCTGGATGAGCGAAAAGGAAGCAAAAGAATACACCGGCTTCTCTCAGTTCACACTATACAACGCACGAATGGATGGCGAACTGAAGGCATCCAAATGCAACCGGAGCGTCCGGTATCATCGCGACGATCTCGATGCGTGGATGCGCAGCAAACAAAAATAA
- a CDS encoding helix-turn-helix transcriptional regulator, whose protein sequence is MPEEVRQALRMKRLSIGMTQIYIAKCLGIRPQMYSDIERGRRGLQVGLALSIAEILEVSVEELFFAEKYPIYR, encoded by the coding sequence ATGCCAGAAGAAGTACGTCAGGCGCTTCGGATGAAACGTCTTTCGATCGGTATGACGCAAATCTACATTGCGAAATGCTTAGGGATTCGCCCACAGATGTATAGCGATATCGAGCGTGGAAGACGCGGTCTACAAGTTGGACTTGCACTATCGATCGCGGAAATCCTAGAGGTTTCCGTCGAAGAACTTTTTTTTGCAGAAAAATACCCGATTTACAGGTAA
- a CDS encoding helix-turn-helix domain-containing protein, which produces MMETIVKGVQFMTEEERLAKMASRIRELRSKKGITQLEMAKRLGRSQSAYGAWESGERFPPTDVMPELVEKLDTSFDYLYSRSDDPYPKSEQELILKAEEKTLLKLLNITESEANILGRERLNTLFNFYRFQLNEALNEYNNNKDITNEKKKDEQ; this is translated from the coding sequence ATGATGGAGACTATAGTAAAGGGTGTGCAGTTCATGACGGAGGAAGAGCGGCTTGCGAAGATGGCGAGTCGAATAAGAGAACTTCGATCTAAAAAAGGAATTACGCAACTAGAAATGGCGAAACGTTTAGGGAGATCCCAGTCCGCTTACGGGGCATGGGAGTCAGGCGAACGATTCCCGCCGACTGATGTCATGCCGGAGCTAGTAGAAAAATTAGATACAAGTTTTGATTACCTATATTCTAGAAGTGACGATCCTTATCCAAAGTCTGAACAAGAGTTGATATTGAAAGCGGAAGAGAAGACGTTATTGAAATTATTAAATATAACTGAATCTGAAGCGAATATTTTAGGTAGAGAACGATTGAATACCTTATTTAATTTTTATAGATTCCAATTGAATGAAGCATTAAACGAATATAACAATAATAAAGATATAACGAACGAAAAAAAGAAGGACGAGCAGTGA
- a CDS encoding tyrosine-type recombinase/integrase, giving the protein MNYKIIKLDNGKYWTRLSLTDRNGVRHQPSKTADTQREIKRWAQDMIRKNEDGLIGKKTGLDLEALTSEYLVEKQGILKEMTLYARRVSLGPFLRVFGSRKVSSLNKREITSWLDRHARERQLKANSRNSIARHINSLLSYSYEAGYHSDKELRIAMLRSPKERERVLWTIEHIKLFEELYWFEPRAKLYILLAHTGLRSNEARSLGWEHIDFKNGTIRVERQALMSAQAGIKRWTTLKSGNARVVPMSRHLRTFLERWRFEQMTWLNESGHENVQDLVFTSENGKYIYDKLTMPHFRLLAKSAGLPVITLHTLRHTYATLLIQQGLPLTGIQAILGHADLSTTVQTYLHVTDEMKDRARDLLDEMYEEKTV; this is encoded by the coding sequence ATGAACTACAAGATCATCAAGCTCGACAACGGCAAGTATTGGACCCGCCTCTCGCTCACCGATCGCAACGGCGTCCGGCATCAACCGAGCAAGACGGCAGACACGCAACGGGAAATCAAACGCTGGGCGCAGGACATGATCCGCAAGAACGAGGATGGGTTGATTGGAAAAAAGACAGGGCTCGATCTCGAAGCCTTGACGAGTGAATACCTCGTCGAGAAGCAAGGCATCCTCAAGGAGATGACGCTGTATGCCCGTCGCGTTTCCCTTGGTCCCTTCCTGCGTGTATTCGGTAGCCGGAAAGTAAGCAGTCTGAACAAGCGAGAGATCACGTCTTGGCTCGACCGACATGCACGGGAACGCCAGCTGAAGGCGAACTCCCGGAACTCGATCGCCCGGCACATCAACTCTCTTCTCTCCTATAGTTATGAAGCAGGCTACCATTCCGACAAGGAACTGCGGATCGCGATGTTACGCAGTCCGAAGGAGCGGGAACGGGTATTATGGACGATCGAACACATCAAATTATTCGAAGAACTGTACTGGTTCGAGCCGCGCGCGAAGCTCTATATCCTACTCGCCCACACCGGACTCCGGAGCAACGAGGCGCGTTCGCTCGGTTGGGAGCATATCGACTTCAAGAACGGCACGATCCGTGTCGAACGCCAAGCGCTGATGTCGGCACAAGCGGGCATCAAGCGATGGACGACCCTCAAGTCCGGCAACGCTCGTGTCGTCCCGATGAGCCGTCATCTCCGGACGTTCCTCGAGCGGTGGCGCTTCGAACAGATGACATGGTTGAACGAGAGTGGGCATGAGAACGTACAGGATCTCGTCTTCACTTCCGAGAACGGCAAGTATATCTATGACAAGTTGACGATGCCCCACTTCCGGCTCCTCGCGAAATCTGCCGGACTCCCGGTCATCACGCTGCACACACTCCGTCATACGTATGCGACACTCTTGATCCAACAAGGACTTCCGCTCACCGGCATCCAGGCGATCCTTGGTCATGCAGATTTGTCGACGACGGTCCAGACGTATCTCCATGTGACGGACGAAATGAAAGACCGCGCACGGGATCTCCTCGACGAGATGTACGAAGAAAAAACGGTCTGA